One Amycolatopsis sp. NBC_00355 genomic window carries:
- a CDS encoding glycosyltransferase family 87 protein, translating into MPEETTREPDPGPVTLSRADRVVPSWNDPLAAAVTRPVGGPLGEHAAVGRHWFWSPQRVGLLLATLALMLCWFGKGSCIQQYQDSSGATQLDWRAGRPFVAMCYSDIVPLYSSERLDRPSTFPYYTSWKESSQTAENDTRYMEYPVFTGLFQWVNAKLAAGWLNIAETGWLPGALPVAIYFDITAFFLSMAWLVTVWATGRTMKRRPWDMVLVAASPLVLVHAFTNFDTIATAFTATGLLAWSRKRPLLAGLLLGLGATAKLYPLLLLGVLFVLCLRAGKLGPFWRTAAAAVVTWVAVNAPFILTATRGWWEFFRMNTLRPMDPDSLYNVFSYTTGWAGFDGVLQKNQPPTYLNWTIAVLFLACCAGIAYVALAAPRRPRLGQLAFLVVAAFLLTNKVWSPQYSLWLVPLAVLAIPRWRLLLGWMLIDALVWVPRMFYYLGVDHKGLPEGFFLGTVVVRDLAVVGLCVLVIREIYRPATDLVRLAGDDDPAGGFLDGARDVIIPNATRRRRKAVAVPQA; encoded by the coding sequence GTGCCAGAGGAGACCACGCGCGAGCCGGACCCCGGCCCCGTGACGCTGAGCAGGGCGGATCGGGTCGTCCCGAGCTGGAACGACCCCCTCGCGGCGGCGGTCACCAGACCCGTCGGCGGCCCGCTGGGCGAGCACGCGGCGGTCGGCAGGCACTGGTTCTGGTCCCCGCAGCGCGTCGGCCTGCTCCTGGCGACGCTGGCCCTGATGCTCTGCTGGTTCGGCAAGGGCTCGTGCATCCAGCAGTACCAGGACTCGAGCGGCGCCACCCAGCTCGACTGGCGCGCGGGCCGCCCGTTCGTCGCGATGTGTTACTCCGACATCGTGCCGCTCTACAGCTCCGAGCGGCTCGACCGGCCGAGCACCTTCCCGTACTACACGTCGTGGAAGGAGAGCTCGCAGACCGCGGAGAACGACACCCGGTACATGGAGTACCCGGTGTTCACCGGGCTCTTCCAGTGGGTGAACGCGAAGCTCGCGGCGGGCTGGCTCAACATCGCCGAGACCGGCTGGCTACCCGGCGCGTTACCGGTGGCGATCTACTTCGACATCACGGCGTTCTTCCTGTCGATGGCCTGGCTGGTCACCGTGTGGGCGACCGGCCGGACGATGAAACGCCGGCCGTGGGACATGGTGCTGGTGGCGGCGTCACCGCTGGTCCTGGTGCACGCCTTCACCAACTTCGACACGATCGCGACCGCGTTCACGGCCACCGGCCTGCTGGCCTGGTCCCGGAAACGGCCGCTGCTCGCCGGGCTCCTGCTCGGCCTGGGCGCGACGGCGAAGCTCTACCCGCTGCTCCTGCTCGGCGTGCTGTTCGTGCTCTGCCTGCGCGCGGGGAAGCTCGGCCCGTTCTGGCGCACCGCGGCGGCCGCCGTCGTGACGTGGGTGGCGGTGAACGCGCCGTTCATCCTCACCGCGACCCGCGGCTGGTGGGAGTTCTTCCGGATGAACACCCTGCGGCCGATGGACCCGGACTCGCTCTACAACGTCTTCTCGTACACGACCGGCTGGGCCGGCTTCGACGGCGTGCTGCAGAAGAACCAGCCGCCGACGTACCTCAACTGGACGATCGCCGTGCTGTTCCTCGCCTGCTGCGCGGGCATCGCGTACGTGGCGCTCGCGGCACCCCGGCGGCCGCGCCTGGGGCAGCTGGCGTTCCTCGTCGTGGCCGCGTTCCTGCTGACGAACAAGGTGTGGAGCCCGCAGTACTCGCTGTGGCTGGTGCCGCTGGCCGTGCTGGCGATCCCGCGCTGGCGGCTGCTGCTCGGCTGGATGCTGATCGACGCGCTGGTCTGGGTGCCGCGGATGTTCTACTACCTCGGCGTCGACCACAAGGGCCTGCCCGAAGGCTTCTTCCTCGGCACGGTCGTGGTCCGCGACCTGGCCGTGGTCGGGCTGTGCGTGCTGGTGATCCGCGAGATCTACCGCCCGGCCACCGACCTGGTCCGGCTCGCCGGCGACGACGACCCGGCCGGCGGCTTCCTCGACGGCGCCCGGGACGTGATCATCCCGAACGCCACCCGGCGCCGCCGCAAAGCCGTCGCCGTCCCGCAGGCGTGA